A part of Candidatus Dormiibacterota bacterium genomic DNA contains:
- a CDS encoding response regulator, with protein MTAGKVLIVEDNPVNLRLAQFLLEKKGFTVRKAGSGAECLAEMTRELPDIVLMDIQLPGEDGLAVTRKIRSDPRMAGVVVVALTAHAMAGDREKILGAGCDGYIPKPVDPQGLPGEVSRYLQQGRLKTA; from the coding sequence GTGACCGCCGGCAAGGTTTTGATCGTCGAAGATAACCCGGTCAACCTGCGGTTGGCCCAGTTCCTGCTGGAAAAAAAGGGCTTTACCGTGCGAAAGGCCGGCAGCGGCGCCGAGTGCCTTGCCGAAATGACCCGCGAGCTGCCGGACATCGTCCTGATGGACATCCAGCTTCCGGGAGAGGATGGGCTGGCGGTCACTCGCAAAATACGATCCGATCCCCGGATGGCCGGCGTCGTCGTCGTCGCCCTGACCGCGCACGCCATGGCCGGGGACCGCGAGAAGATCCTCGGCGCCGGGTGCGACGGCTACATTCCGAAGCCCGTTGATCCGCAAGGCCTACCCGGGGAGGTCAGCCGCTACCTGCAGCAGGGGCGGCTGAAGAC